The window CCGGGGAAGGCGTGGAGAGGGGGGCTGGGCGCCGGGGACGTCTGGGTCCCGCGCCCAATGGCTGGAGGGCGGCCGagcgccgcccgccgcccgcccgccccctctcccctccccctcccccggcgctccccgcccccgccccggcgCCAACTCCGCGGCGCCTCCTTAAAAAGCGCGCGGGAGTTGTAAGGGGGGGCCGGAGCGAGTCGGAGTGAGCGCGAGAGcgcagggtaaaaaaaaaaaaaaaaaaaaaaaaaaaattaaaaaaaaaaaagggggcggGCGGGGGGCCCCGGGCTCCACCTTAAAAGCGGGCgcgtgggggtgggaggaaggcgggcggcggggaggaggaggaggagggagggagggagggaaggaaggggggcCGGAGTGTCCCGGGCGCAGGGCGCGcgtgcggcggcggcggcggcggggagggGCTGGCCGCGCCGCGCTCCCCTCCTCCCGCGCAGCCCCGGCCCCGCGCGCGCCCAGCACAAGCGgctctgtgtgtgcgtgcgtgcgagcgagcgagtgagtgagtgtgtgcctattttttttctcttttctttctctctctctctcagtttttttttttttttttgcctctctcgctctcttttttttgcaaagaaaCAGCAGCGCCGCCGCCGCTCCGCCGAGGCGCTGCGCCCCCCGGGGGGGGAGGCGGAGGAGGCGGGCAGCGGCGgagggaggggagccggggagggGGGCGCCGCGCTGGGAGGGAGGCAGCGCGCACGGTGCAGCCGGGCCGGGCGGGAGGCATGGCGGGGCCCCCGGCCCTACCCCCGCCGGAGACGGCGGCCGCCGCCACCACGGCGGCCGCCACCTCGTCGTCCGCCGCTTCCCCGCACTACCAAGAGTGGATCCTGGACACCATCGACTCGCTGCGCTCGCGCAAGGCGCGGCCGGACCTGGAGCGCATCTGCCGGATGGTGCGGCGGCGGCACGGCCCGGAGCCGGAGCGCACGCGCGCCGAGCTCGAGAAACTGATCCAGCAGCGCGCCGTGCTCCGGGTCAGCTACAAGGGGAGCATCTCGTACCGCAACGCGGCGCGTGTCCAGCCGCCCCGCCGCGGAGCCACCCCGCCGGCCCCGCCGCGCGCCCCCCGCGGGggccccgctgctgccgccgcagccgccgccgcgccgccgcccacgcccgccccgccgccgcctccgcccgCGCCCGTCGCCGCCGCCCCGGCCAGGGCGCCCcgcgccgctgccgccgccacaGCGCCCCCCTCGCCCGGCCCCGCGCAACCGGGCCCCCGCGCGCAGCGGGCCGCGCCCCtggccgcgccgccgccgccaccgccgcctgCGCCCGCCGCTCCCCCGGCGGTGGCCGGCCCGCGCCGCGCCCCGCCGCCCGCCGTCGCCGCCCGGGAGCCGCCGCTGCCTCCGCCGCCGCCACAGCCGCCGGCgccgccacagcagcagcagcagcagcctccgccgccgccgccgcagcctcAGCCGCCGGAGGGGGGCGCGGCGCGGGCCGGCGGCCCGGCGCGGCCCGTGAGCCTGCGGGAAGTCGTGCGCTACCTCgggggcagcggcggcggcgccaGCGGTCGCCTGACCCGCGGCCGCGTGCAGGGGCTGTTGGAGGAAGAAGCAGCGGCACGGGGCCGCCTGGAGCGCACCCGCCTCGGAGCGCTTGCGCTGCCCCGCGGGGACAGGCCCGGACGAGCGCCTCCGGCCGCCAACGCCCGCGCCGCGCGGAGCAAGGTGAGCGCGCCGCGGGGAGGGGAGACGCCGTGCGGTGGGGCAGGTGCGGGCGAAGTTGGTGGCGGGGGTTGGAGAGGAGCACGAGTCTCGGGAGAGCTGGGGCTTGGGTGCGCGTGGGCTGCGGGTTTGGCGCGTGGTGACCTTGGCAAGTGACTTCATGTCTGCCAGTCTCAGTTTACTCCGCCGTAACCGGCAgaggctccccccacccccggtagCGACCCCTTGGGGTTGTTGAACGACTTTGgcgggtgggggggtggggagcggcGGATCTCACTCGCGGAGGGGCCGGCCGTGCACCGCGCCTGGCACGCAGTGAACGCGCCGGAAAGTTGGTCCGCGTTGTTCTTGGCTGGAGGTGGCGTCGGGCGCGAGGTCCCTGGGCCGGGCTTctcggtgttttttttttttttgaagtcccgGATTAGGGTGGGGAGAAGTATCGCTAAAACTGCGGCGCATGCTTCCGCCCCCCAACCCATTCCCACCCCGCGACCCTCAGAGAGGTGGAGACGAGCGAGGGCTTGAGaaagatgaagaggaggaggaggacgacgaAGACGACGAGGATGAAGATGACGACGTGTCCGAGGGCTCCGAAGTGCCCGAGCTGGACCGTCCCGCGGGCGCGCAGCACCAGCAGCTCAATGGCGAGCGCGGCCCTCAGAGCGCCAAAGACCGCGCCAAGGAATGGTCCCCCTGCGGTCCGCACCCGGGCCAGGAGGAAGGGCGGGCGCCGGCCGCGGGCACCGGTACCCGCCAGGTGTTCTCCATGGCAGCCCTGAGCAAGGAGGGGGGATCAGGTGAGCGTGCCCCCACCTCGCGCGCGCGCGACCCCCTGCCCCAACCACGCACACAGGGCATGCGTGTGTCAACCCCATGTTGTGTCTTGTTCTTTGCTCCCTACAGCCTCTGTGGCCACCGGGCCCGATTCCCCGTCCCCCGTGCCTTTACCCCCTGGGAAGCCAGCCCTCCCTGGGGCCGAGGGGACCCCTTTCGGCTGCGCGTAAGTGATGGCGGTGAGggggctggtggtggtggtggaaggcGCAGCTGTACGGGCTCACGGTGACCCCTGTTGGCACGCAGAGTCGGGCGCAAGGAGAAGCCAGCGGACCCGGTGGAGTGGACCGTCATGGATGTGGTGGAGTACTTCACCGAGGCGGGATTCCCGGAGCAGGCCACGGCTTTCCAAGAGCAGGTTCATGCCCCCCGCACACCCCAACTCCCCTCCGCTTTGCACACTGACCCTGGGACTTCTGTGCCGGGGGAGGGGGCTTGGCGCAGGTGCCCAGGGCGTCCGCACAGGTAGCCTCTTACCTCCGCTGAGttagtggtggttttttttttttccccctctctgcctctccttcccaactccccccacccccgtctgGCAGGAAATCGACGGcaagtccctgctactcatgcAGCGCACGGATGTGCTCACAGGCCTGTCCATCCGCCTGGGACCTGCCCTGAAAATCTATGAGCACCACATCAAGGTGCTACAGCAGGGCCACTTTGAGGACGACGACCCCGATGGCTTCCTAGGCTAAGCTCCACACACAAAGACCCTCCACCGCCACCACCCACCCCCTTGGGCCCATTCCAACCCTCCAGGATTTTCCCCAGCCCCCACGCCCAGCCACCCCCCAGAGTCCAGGAACTGGACCCCAGGGGGCTGTTGGGGAGCTGGACGGACATAACCCAGAGCCCTTCTGGCAGATTCTAATGACCAGAGTGGGCATCACCCCCTCTGCACCTGCCCCCCTCTGCGTGTGGAT is drawn from Ochotona princeps isolate mOchPri1 unplaced genomic scaffold, mOchPri1.hap1 HAP1_SCAFFOLD_1989, whole genome shotgun sequence and contains these coding sequences:
- the SAMD1 gene encoding sterile alpha motif domain-containing protein 1, with amino-acid sequence MAGPPALPPPETAAAATTAAATSSSAASPHYQEWILDTIDSLRSRKARPDLERICRMVRRRHGPEPERTRAELEKLIQQRAVLRVSYKGSISYRNAARVQPPRRGATPPAPPRAPRGGPAAAAAAAAAPPPTPAPPPPPPAPVAAAPARAPRAAAAATAPPSPGPAQPGPRAQRAAPLAAPPPPPPPAPAAPPAVAGPRRAPPPAVAAREPPLPPPPPQPPAPPQQQQQQPPPPPPQPQPPEGGAARAGGPARPVSLREVVRYLGGSGGGASGRLTRGRVQGLLEEEAAARGRLERTRLGALALPRGDRPGRAPPAANARAARSKRGGDERGLEKDEEEEEDDEDDEDEDDDVSEGSEVPELDRPAGAQHQQLNGERGPQSAKDRAKEWSPCGPHPGQEEGRAPAAGTGTRQVFSMAALSKEGGSASVATGPDSPSPVPLPPGKPALPGAEGTPFGCAVGRKEKPADPVEWTVMDVVEYFTEAGFPEQATAFQEQEIDGKSLLLMQRTDVLTGLSIRLGPALKIYEHHIKVLQQGHFEDDDPDGFLG